The Gallus gallus isolate bGalGal1 chromosome 28, bGalGal1.mat.broiler.GRCg7b, whole genome shotgun sequence genome has a segment encoding these proteins:
- the SAFB2 gene encoding scaffold attachment factor B2 isoform X4, whose translation MAESHSAAGQGEYVPLSGCGTPGSEPETRRLSELRVIDLRAELKRRSLDSGGNKSVLTERLRKAIEEEGGNPDEIPVVSENTIKRTPKRSSKGRRPDEEGAEDNGLEEDSGDGQVEVEDVGNSFDAASSELIEIKEIEELPLEPENEKILDILGETCKSELLNEETSEAEQPHAQEASNVVPGKRLAEEEDALGAAQSEEDALDLDSKSAQAMARKEAKRLVVAKGETSEQTIEEEKLDSDSVGVESVSDQSSKRCQGLEASSGETAERGAGPEGKDSKEDGKKAEDKANSEESPATKESSASEGGDQKKSSVEEDRDSKQASKDEKGRAGSGSGRNLWVSGLSSSTRATDLKNLFSKYGKVVGAKVVTNARSPGARCYGFVTMSTSEEATKCINHLHRTELHGKMISVEKAKNEPAGKKPSDRKEGEARKEKDRHHSADSKSEKSVGVKKEEKADKKDDAKKSDKDSKDEKEGKEKEEQKAGASDRSRASKSASRGTERTVVMDKSKGEPVISVKTSASKERSTKSQDRKSESKEKQDILSFDKIKEQRERERQRQREREIRETERRRERERREREQRLQAMHERDERQRLQRERERLEFQRQRLDRERLERERLERERMHIEQERRREQERIQREREELRRQQEQLRYEQERRSAMRRPYDDGRRDDPYWPEAKRMALDDRYHSEFVRQDRFHDFDHRDRGRYQDHSLDRREGSRGIPDRDGQHYPDERHGGPERHARESRDGWGGYGSDRRMNEGRGIPPQTRDGRDWGDHGRKLEGHQDRSWQGNVAGGVMGRDHERWQGGDRGAPGQPGPGHAMHRGGMAGRGGFTQGPNQSHVAPSAAVQGGFAGQERTHRATEPRFARRY comes from the exons ATGGCGGAGAGTCACTCAGCGGCCGGGCAGGGCGAGTATGTGCCTCTGAGCGGGTGCGGAACGCCCGGCTCGGAGCCCGAAACCCGGCGGCTGAGCGAGCTGCGCGTGATCGATCTGCGGGCGGAGCTGAAGCGCCGCAGTTTGGATAGCGGTGGGAACAAGAGCGTCCTGACGGAGCGGCTCAGGAAG GCCAttgaggaggaaggggggaatCCTGACGAAATACCCGTGGTCTCTGAAAACACAATCAAGAGAACTCcgaaaagaagcagcaaag GACGTAGACCAGACGAAGAGGGAGCTGAAGACAACGGCCTGGAAGAGGATTCTGGAGACGGACAG GTGGAGGTTGAAGACGTTGGAAACAGTTTTGATGCTGCTTCATCTGAGCTAATTGAAATAAAG GAAATTGAAGAGCTGCCTTTGGAGCCAg aaaatgagaaaatactcGACATTTTGGGGGAAACTTGTAAATCTGAGCTCCTTAACGAAGAAACCTCCGAAGCGGAGCAGCCCCATGCACAGGAAGCAAGTAACGTGGTGCCAGGCAAGAGGCTAGCAGAGGAAGAGGACGCTCTTGGTGCCGCTCAGTCGGAGGAAGATGCTTTAGATTTGGACAGCAAATCGGCACAAGCTATGGCAAGGAAGGAGGCAAAGCGTTTAGTTGTAGCAAAAGGGGAGACAAGTGAACAGACAATAGAGGAAGAGAAGCTGGACTCTGACTCTGTAGGAGTAGAGAGCGTAAGCGATCAGAGTAGCAAGCGCTGCCAAGGCCTGGAAGCCTCTAGTGGGGAAACAGCGGAGAGAGGCGCAGGTCCGGAAGGCAAAGATAGCAAAGAAGATGGcaagaaagcagaagacaaagctAATTCAGAGGAATCCCCCGCTACTAAAGAGTCCTCAGCCAGTGAGGGCGGTGATCAGAAAaagag CTCTGTTGAGGAGGACAGAGATTCAAAGCAAGCCTCTAAAGATGAGAAAG GCCGTGCTGGCAGTGGTTCTGGCAGAAATCTGTGGGTCAGTGGCCTCTCATCCTCTACGAGAGCAACAGACTTGAAGAATCTCTTCAGCAAGTATGGGAAG gtGGTCGGTGCAAAAGTGGTGACAAACGCTCGCAGTCCCGGCGCGCGCTGCTACGGCTTCGTGACGATGTCCACGTCTGAAGAAGCCACCAAATGTATCAATCATCTCCACAGGACAGAGCTGCACGGGAAGATGATTTCTGTGGAAAAG GCCAAAAATGAACCGGCTGGGAAAAAGCCTTCAGACAGAAAGGAAGGCGAAGCACGGAAGGAAAAAGACAGGCACCATTCTGCAGATTCCAAATCTGAGAA GTCTGTTGGTGTtaaaaaggaggagaaggcTGACAAAAAAGACGATGCAAAGAAATCAGATAAAGATTCCAAGgatgagaaagaagggaaggagaaagaggagcagAAGGCTGGGGCCTCCGATCGGTCCAGGGCGAGCAAATCAG CAAGTCGAGGAACCGAGAGGACAGTGGTAATGGATAAATCTAAAGGAGAGCCTGTTATCAGTGTGAAGACATCTGCTTCCAAGGAGAGG AGCACAAAGAGCCAGGACCGCAAATCTGAGAGCAAAGAGAAGCAGGATATCTTGTCCTTTGATAAAATCAAAGAGCAGCGCGAGCGCGAGCGGCAGCGGCAGAGAGAGCGGGAGATCAGGGAGACGGAGAGGCGCCG agagagagaaaggcgAGAACGAGAGCAGCGCCTCCAGGCCATGCACGAGcgggatgaaaggcagaggctgcagagagagagggagagactTGAATTTCAAAGGCAGCGTCTGGACAGAGAGCGCTTGGAGAGGGAGAGGTTGGAGAGGGAAAGGATGCACATCgagcaggagaggaggagagagcaggAACGAATCCAGCgggagagggaagagctgcggcgtcagcaggagcagctgcgCTACGAGCAGGAGCGGCGGTCAGCAATGAGAAGGCCCTATGATGATGGCAG ACGAGATGATCCATACTGGCCAGAGGCGAAGCGAATGGCGTTGGATGACAGATACCACTCTGAGTTTGTGCGCCAGGACCGCTTCCATGACTTCGACCACAGGGACCGCGGCCGATACCAGGATCATTCCTTGGACAG aagagAAGGTTCGAGAGGGATACCAGACCGAGATGGGCAG CACTACCCCGATGAGCGGCACGGGGGGCCCGAGCGCCACGCGCGGGAATCCCGCGATGGTTGGGGCGGTTACGGGTCTGACCGGAGGATGAACGAAGGGAGAGGGATTCCCCCACAGACCCG agatggACGTGACTGGGGAGATCATGGTCGAAAGTTAGAGGGGCATCAAGATCGTTCATGGCAGGGAAATGTGGCTGGAGGAGTGATGGGACGGGATCATGAGAGATGGCAAG GTGGTGATCGAGGCGCGCCTGGTCAGCCGGGACCAGGCCATGCGATGCACCGCGGAGGGATGGCAGG GCGTGGAGGATTCACACAGGGCCCAAACCAGAGCCACGTGGCGCCgagtgctgcagtgcagggggGGTTTGCAGGCCAGGAGCGGACACACAGAGCGACCGAACCGCGCTTCGCCCGCCGCTACTGA
- the SAFB2 gene encoding scaffold attachment factor B1 isoform X5, which yields MAESHSAAGQGEYVPLSGCGTPGSEPETRRLSELRVIDLRAELKRRSLDSGGNKSVLTERLRKAIEEEGGNPDEIPVVSENTIKRTPKRSSKGRRPDEEGAEDNGLEEDSGDGQEDIEASLDNLQDIDMMDISVLDEAEIDNGNAVDCGEDYSADHILDSLSDSKENADAEMKELPDQPTDYAVGNLEASPEFSEIKEESREIPVMMVEVEDVGNSFDAASSELIEIKEIEELPLEPENEKILDILGETCKSELLNEETSEAEQPHAQEASNVVPGKRLAEEEDALGAAQSEEDALDLDSKSAQAMARKEAKRLVVAKGETSEQTIEEEKLDSDSVGVESVSDQSSKRCQGLEASSGETAERGAGPEGKDSKEDGKKAEDKANSEESPATKESSASEGGDQKKSSVEEDRDSKQASKDEKGRAGSGSGRNLWVSGLSSSTRATDLKNLFSKYGKVVGAKVVTNARSPGARCYGFVTMSTSEEATKCINHLHRTELHGKMISVEKAKNEPAGKKPSDRKEGEARKEKDRHHSADSKSEKSVGVKKEEKADKKDDAKKSDKDSKDEKEGKEKEEQKAGASDRSRASKSASRGTERTVVMDKSKGEPVISVKTSASKERSTKSQDRKSESKEKQDILSFDKIKEQRERERQRQREREIRETERRRERERREREQRLQAMHERDERQRLQRERERLEFQRQRLDRERLERERLERERMHIEQERRREQERIQREREELRRQQEQLRYEQERRSAMRRPYDDGRRDDPYWPEAKRMALDDRYHSEFVRQDRFHDFDHRDRGRYQDHSLDRREGSRGIPDRDGQHYPDERHGGPERHARESRDGWGGYGSDRRMNEGRGIPPQTRW from the exons ATGGCGGAGAGTCACTCAGCGGCCGGGCAGGGCGAGTATGTGCCTCTGAGCGGGTGCGGAACGCCCGGCTCGGAGCCCGAAACCCGGCGGCTGAGCGAGCTGCGCGTGATCGATCTGCGGGCGGAGCTGAAGCGCCGCAGTTTGGATAGCGGTGGGAACAAGAGCGTCCTGACGGAGCGGCTCAGGAAG GCCAttgaggaggaaggggggaatCCTGACGAAATACCCGTGGTCTCTGAAAACACAATCAAGAGAACTCcgaaaagaagcagcaaag GACGTAGACCAGACGAAGAGGGAGCTGAAGACAACGGCCTGGAAGAGGATTCTGGAGACGGACAG gAGGATATTGAAGCAAGTTTGGATAACTTGCAAGATATTGACATGATGGATATTAGTGTGTTAGATGAAGCTGAAATAGATAATGGCAATGCTGTAGATTGCGGAGAGGATTACAGTGCTGATCACATTCTTGACTCACTGTCTGATAGTAAAGAAAATGCTGATGCAGAGATGAAAGAACTTCCAGATCAGCCTACAGACTATGCTGTAGGGAACTTGGAGGCATCCCcagaattttcagaaattaaagaagaatCAAGAGAAATACCAGTAATGATG GTGGAGGTTGAAGACGTTGGAAACAGTTTTGATGCTGCTTCATCTGAGCTAATTGAAATAAAG GAAATTGAAGAGCTGCCTTTGGAGCCAg aaaatgagaaaatactcGACATTTTGGGGGAAACTTGTAAATCTGAGCTCCTTAACGAAGAAACCTCCGAAGCGGAGCAGCCCCATGCACAGGAAGCAAGTAACGTGGTGCCAGGCAAGAGGCTAGCAGAGGAAGAGGACGCTCTTGGTGCCGCTCAGTCGGAGGAAGATGCTTTAGATTTGGACAGCAAATCGGCACAAGCTATGGCAAGGAAGGAGGCAAAGCGTTTAGTTGTAGCAAAAGGGGAGACAAGTGAACAGACAATAGAGGAAGAGAAGCTGGACTCTGACTCTGTAGGAGTAGAGAGCGTAAGCGATCAGAGTAGCAAGCGCTGCCAAGGCCTGGAAGCCTCTAGTGGGGAAACAGCGGAGAGAGGCGCAGGTCCGGAAGGCAAAGATAGCAAAGAAGATGGcaagaaagcagaagacaaagctAATTCAGAGGAATCCCCCGCTACTAAAGAGTCCTCAGCCAGTGAGGGCGGTGATCAGAAAaagag CTCTGTTGAGGAGGACAGAGATTCAAAGCAAGCCTCTAAAGATGAGAAAG GCCGTGCTGGCAGTGGTTCTGGCAGAAATCTGTGGGTCAGTGGCCTCTCATCCTCTACGAGAGCAACAGACTTGAAGAATCTCTTCAGCAAGTATGGGAAG gtGGTCGGTGCAAAAGTGGTGACAAACGCTCGCAGTCCCGGCGCGCGCTGCTACGGCTTCGTGACGATGTCCACGTCTGAAGAAGCCACCAAATGTATCAATCATCTCCACAGGACAGAGCTGCACGGGAAGATGATTTCTGTGGAAAAG GCCAAAAATGAACCGGCTGGGAAAAAGCCTTCAGACAGAAAGGAAGGCGAAGCACGGAAGGAAAAAGACAGGCACCATTCTGCAGATTCCAAATCTGAGAA GTCTGTTGGTGTtaaaaaggaggagaaggcTGACAAAAAAGACGATGCAAAGAAATCAGATAAAGATTCCAAGgatgagaaagaagggaaggagaaagaggagcagAAGGCTGGGGCCTCCGATCGGTCCAGGGCGAGCAAATCAG CAAGTCGAGGAACCGAGAGGACAGTGGTAATGGATAAATCTAAAGGAGAGCCTGTTATCAGTGTGAAGACATCTGCTTCCAAGGAGAGG AGCACAAAGAGCCAGGACCGCAAATCTGAGAGCAAAGAGAAGCAGGATATCTTGTCCTTTGATAAAATCAAAGAGCAGCGCGAGCGCGAGCGGCAGCGGCAGAGAGAGCGGGAGATCAGGGAGACGGAGAGGCGCCG agagagagaaaggcgAGAACGAGAGCAGCGCCTCCAGGCCATGCACGAGcgggatgaaaggcagaggctgcagagagagagggagagactTGAATTTCAAAGGCAGCGTCTGGACAGAGAGCGCTTGGAGAGGGAGAGGTTGGAGAGGGAAAGGATGCACATCgagcaggagaggaggagagagcaggAACGAATCCAGCgggagagggaagagctgcggcgtcagcaggagcagctgcgCTACGAGCAGGAGCGGCGGTCAGCAATGAGAAGGCCCTATGATGATGGCAG ACGAGATGATCCATACTGGCCAGAGGCGAAGCGAATGGCGTTGGATGACAGATACCACTCTGAGTTTGTGCGCCAGGACCGCTTCCATGACTTCGACCACAGGGACCGCGGCCGATACCAGGATCATTCCTTGGACAG aagagAAGGTTCGAGAGGGATACCAGACCGAGATGGGCAG CACTACCCCGATGAGCGGCACGGGGGGCCCGAGCGCCACGCGCGGGAATCCCGCGATGGTTGGGGCGGTTACGGGTCTGACCGGAGGATGAACGAAGGGAGAGGGATTCCCCCACAGACCCG GTGGTGA
- the SAFB2 gene encoding scaffold attachment factor B2 isoform X6 — MMDISVLDEAEIDNGNAVDCGEDYSADHILDSLSDSKENADAEMKELPDQPTDYAVGNLEASPEFSEIKEESREIPVMMVEVEDVGNSFDAASSELIEIKEIEELPLEPENEKILDILGETCKSELLNEETSEAEQPHAQEASNVVPGKRLAEEEDALGAAQSEEDALDLDSKSAQAMARKEAKRLVVAKGETSEQTIEEEKLDSDSVGVESVSDQSSKRCQGLEASSGETAERGAGPEGKDSKEDGKKAEDKANSEESPATKESSASEGGDQKKSSVEEDRDSKQASKDEKGRAGSGSGRNLWVSGLSSSTRATDLKNLFSKYGKVVGAKVVTNARSPGARCYGFVTMSTSEEATKCINHLHRTELHGKMISVEKAKNEPAGKKPSDRKEGEARKEKDRHHSADSKSEKSVGVKKEEKADKKDDAKKSDKDSKDEKEGKEKEEQKAGASDRSRASKSASRGTERTVVMDKSKGEPVISVKTSASKERSTKSQDRKSESKEKQDILSFDKIKEQRERERQRQREREIRETERRRERERREREQRLQAMHERDERQRLQRERERLEFQRQRLDRERLERERLERERMHIEQERRREQERIQREREELRRQQEQLRYEQERRSAMRRPYDDGRRDDPYWPEAKRMALDDRYHSEFVRQDRFHDFDHRDRGRYQDHSLDRREGSRGIPDRDGQHYPDERHGGPERHARESRDGWGGYGSDRRMNEGRGIPPQTRDGRDWGDHGRKLEGHQDRSWQGNVAGGVMGRDHERWQGGDRGAPGQPGPGHAMHRGGMAGRGGFTQGPNQSHVAPSAAVQGGFAGQERTHRATEPRFARRY; from the exons ATGATGGATATTAGTGTGTTAGATGAAGCTGAAATAGATAATGGCAATGCTGTAGATTGCGGAGAGGATTACAGTGCTGATCACATTCTTGACTCACTGTCTGATAGTAAAGAAAATGCTGATGCAGAGATGAAAGAACTTCCAGATCAGCCTACAGACTATGCTGTAGGGAACTTGGAGGCATCCCcagaattttcagaaattaaagaagaatCAAGAGAAATACCAGTAATGATG GTGGAGGTTGAAGACGTTGGAAACAGTTTTGATGCTGCTTCATCTGAGCTAATTGAAATAAAG GAAATTGAAGAGCTGCCTTTGGAGCCAg aaaatgagaaaatactcGACATTTTGGGGGAAACTTGTAAATCTGAGCTCCTTAACGAAGAAACCTCCGAAGCGGAGCAGCCCCATGCACAGGAAGCAAGTAACGTGGTGCCAGGCAAGAGGCTAGCAGAGGAAGAGGACGCTCTTGGTGCCGCTCAGTCGGAGGAAGATGCTTTAGATTTGGACAGCAAATCGGCACAAGCTATGGCAAGGAAGGAGGCAAAGCGTTTAGTTGTAGCAAAAGGGGAGACAAGTGAACAGACAATAGAGGAAGAGAAGCTGGACTCTGACTCTGTAGGAGTAGAGAGCGTAAGCGATCAGAGTAGCAAGCGCTGCCAAGGCCTGGAAGCCTCTAGTGGGGAAACAGCGGAGAGAGGCGCAGGTCCGGAAGGCAAAGATAGCAAAGAAGATGGcaagaaagcagaagacaaagctAATTCAGAGGAATCCCCCGCTACTAAAGAGTCCTCAGCCAGTGAGGGCGGTGATCAGAAAaagag CTCTGTTGAGGAGGACAGAGATTCAAAGCAAGCCTCTAAAGATGAGAAAG GCCGTGCTGGCAGTGGTTCTGGCAGAAATCTGTGGGTCAGTGGCCTCTCATCCTCTACGAGAGCAACAGACTTGAAGAATCTCTTCAGCAAGTATGGGAAG gtGGTCGGTGCAAAAGTGGTGACAAACGCTCGCAGTCCCGGCGCGCGCTGCTACGGCTTCGTGACGATGTCCACGTCTGAAGAAGCCACCAAATGTATCAATCATCTCCACAGGACAGAGCTGCACGGGAAGATGATTTCTGTGGAAAAG GCCAAAAATGAACCGGCTGGGAAAAAGCCTTCAGACAGAAAGGAAGGCGAAGCACGGAAGGAAAAAGACAGGCACCATTCTGCAGATTCCAAATCTGAGAA GTCTGTTGGTGTtaaaaaggaggagaaggcTGACAAAAAAGACGATGCAAAGAAATCAGATAAAGATTCCAAGgatgagaaagaagggaaggagaaagaggagcagAAGGCTGGGGCCTCCGATCGGTCCAGGGCGAGCAAATCAG CAAGTCGAGGAACCGAGAGGACAGTGGTAATGGATAAATCTAAAGGAGAGCCTGTTATCAGTGTGAAGACATCTGCTTCCAAGGAGAGG AGCACAAAGAGCCAGGACCGCAAATCTGAGAGCAAAGAGAAGCAGGATATCTTGTCCTTTGATAAAATCAAAGAGCAGCGCGAGCGCGAGCGGCAGCGGCAGAGAGAGCGGGAGATCAGGGAGACGGAGAGGCGCCG agagagagaaaggcgAGAACGAGAGCAGCGCCTCCAGGCCATGCACGAGcgggatgaaaggcagaggctgcagagagagagggagagactTGAATTTCAAAGGCAGCGTCTGGACAGAGAGCGCTTGGAGAGGGAGAGGTTGGAGAGGGAAAGGATGCACATCgagcaggagaggaggagagagcaggAACGAATCCAGCgggagagggaagagctgcggcgtcagcaggagcagctgcgCTACGAGCAGGAGCGGCGGTCAGCAATGAGAAGGCCCTATGATGATGGCAG ACGAGATGATCCATACTGGCCAGAGGCGAAGCGAATGGCGTTGGATGACAGATACCACTCTGAGTTTGTGCGCCAGGACCGCTTCCATGACTTCGACCACAGGGACCGCGGCCGATACCAGGATCATTCCTTGGACAG aagagAAGGTTCGAGAGGGATACCAGACCGAGATGGGCAG CACTACCCCGATGAGCGGCACGGGGGGCCCGAGCGCCACGCGCGGGAATCCCGCGATGGTTGGGGCGGTTACGGGTCTGACCGGAGGATGAACGAAGGGAGAGGGATTCCCCCACAGACCCG agatggACGTGACTGGGGAGATCATGGTCGAAAGTTAGAGGGGCATCAAGATCGTTCATGGCAGGGAAATGTGGCTGGAGGAGTGATGGGACGGGATCATGAGAGATGGCAAG GTGGTGATCGAGGCGCGCCTGGTCAGCCGGGACCAGGCCATGCGATGCACCGCGGAGGGATGGCAGG GCGTGGAGGATTCACACAGGGCCCAAACCAGAGCCACGTGGCGCCgagtgctgcagtgcagggggGGTTTGCAGGCCAGGAGCGGACACACAGAGCGACCGAACCGCGCTTCGCCCGCCGCTACTGA